The Candidatus Melainabacteria bacterium RIFOXYA2_FULL_32_9 DNA window CATCTTCGCTAATGACTTCTATTTCTATACTTTTTGTTTTATCAAAACTAAAATCTTCAATAAATGTAATTGCTTCAACAGCAATCTTTTTTCTTGTATCTACAGATGAATGTCGCAATAATTCCAAGAAGATTCTCATTATTTCATCAAAATCATACCATCTTCTTTTTCTATCTTCAGACCCAATCAAACTAATTATCTCATCTGGCAACATATCAACGTAAGGAGGTTTTGAGATAATTTCATTCATTAAAAATGTTGCAGTTTGGCGTTTTAAAGAATCTTGAATACACTCAAGCATTTTAATACATCTTGATACAACCGGATCTTCGTCATACCATCTTTTAAAAGACCTATCACTATCAGTCATTGCATATCTCCATATTATTGATATTTTGTCACACCTAGAATAATAGTATAATTTTCAATAAGCACCAAATTACAAGAGCTTTATAATAAAGAATTTAGAATATTTTATGTATATATTTGAAATTATAGCAAAATTTTTACGAGATCGTAAAATTAAGCAAGGTTTTCTTCAGGAAATTGAAACCGAAGAAAATTATGAAGATTGTGAGCATGTTTATTTAGCTATAGATAGTACAAAAGATTATTTAGCTTGTACTAAGTGTGGGCACGTAATAAAAAATACTTATAAACCAGAAAAGAAAAATATTTTCAAAATATAAGGACAGCGGAAAAAATCATTAAGGATTTTTGCAGACTGCTTCCTGTAACCAGACATTAATCGAGTGATAAAAAATACGTAAGAATTTTTTATTACGTCCTTAGAACAATGGAAAAGCCTCCTTAAGGAGGCTTTTCCATTGTTCTATATTTCTTGCTAAATTAAAATCGTTGCCATAGCCGGATTTTGATTTGCCTGAGCAAGTAAAAGAGCTGAAGAATTTTGTAAAATTTGGTTCTGAGTTAACTTTGATGTTTCTTTAGCAACATCAACATCTCTAATTCTGGATTCAGCTGCTGACATATTTTCTTGTTTTATTTGAAGGCTATTAACAGTACTTTCGAGACGATTTTGCATTGAGCCTATATTAGATCTTCTTTCATTTATAGAACTTAATGCACCATCAATATTATCAAGTAATTGTGCAGCATTAGTAGAAGATGATAAAGCATTATCTAAATTTGCACCTACGGGCATGCCAAGAGTCTCAGCTTTTGCTGATCCAAGTGCATCTCCAATTTTAAGAGAGTTAGTAGCATTTTCTGCATTTGCACCAATCTGCAAGGATGTATTATTATTACTTCCATTTAAAAGCTTGATATCATTAAAAGAAGTTGATTCTGCTACTCTGTCTATTTCACTAACTAATGATTGAATTTCAGACTTAATGGCATTTCTTTCAGCTTCACCATAAGTTCCATTAGCAGCTTGCATCGTTAATTCTCTGACTCTTTGCAAATTTTCACTAATGGATCCAAGACCTGATTCTGCTGTTTCCAAAAGGTTTATACCACTTTGGGCATTAGAATAAGCTACTTCAGATCCTCTTGCTTGTGCTTTTAATGATTCTGAAATAGATAAGCCTGCCGCATCTTCAACTGCTTTATTTATGCGTCCATAGGCTATTTTTACCATTGATTGTTCTATTTCTTTATTTGCAGAAGTTAAACTTCTCTGAATAAGAGACGAACTGACATTGGTGTTTATTTGAATGCCCATATAATTCACCTCAATAAAACCCTAAAAATTTATGGATATATTAAGTATATCTTTTATTAATAATATTTTCAATTTATTATGAGAGTTTAATTAAAAACCTTTACAATATTTAAAAACTCTTATTCTACAAAATACTATTTACAGCTGAAAACAGCTTCTTAAGTTTATTATGATCTTTAATACCCTTATATTCCTCAATTCCACTTGAGATATCCAGGGCGTATGGCTGAATTTCTGTATATACATTTGCCACATTATCAGGGTTTATGCCCCCTGCTATAATTATAGGCATATTATAAGTTTTTGCTTTCTTTGCAATACCCCAATTAAAGCTTTCTCCTGTTCCCCCAAAGAGATTTTTTGAATAAGAATCTAGAAGAATTGCAGAGACAATATTTTTGTATTCAGGAATACTGGATAAATCAGTAAAGTCTTTTATTCTAATTGCTTTAATTACAGGTAAATTAATCTTATTAACAACTTCGGTACAAAAATCTTTTGATTCATTTCCGTGTAATTGAATTTGAGTAATTCCTGTTTTCAAAGCAATATCCTGTATTTCGTCCAGTGGTAAATCAACAAAAACACCGATTTTCTCTATATTATCAGGTAATTCCTTGATTATTAACTTTGCTTTATCAGGTTCGATATATCTTGGTGATTTTTTATAAAAAATAAAGCCTACAGCCCATGCCCCAAGCTGCGCTGCTAAAGAAGCATCTTCCAAAGTTGTTATTCCGCAAATCTTGATTTTTACCATTTTCTTTAAGCCCTTGTCATAATCAGAAGACACGAAGTGCTGACACAGTGATCTTGCCAATGTTGAATACTAGTGTTCTGTTAATTTAATTATGATGATTGTTGCAGTCGGGTATGTTTTCGTAGGAGCCTTTGTTTCCTGTCAATTTGTGACACAGTCACTTATCTAGGTCTCCAATCATTCTAATGATGACCTAATTATGTGCGTTAGCACCAGCGACGGAGAAAATTTATCCGACAAAACTTTCTTAACAGAGTACTAGTTTTTAATTGTAAAATGGATAGATTGCCACAGATTCCTTCGTAATCTTCACAATGACAGAAGTTAGTTTTTTGATTAATGATGTACATTTTTGTTTCCTGGTTAAGTTCTTAGTACTTCAAATGGGATTGGTATTATTGGAATGATTGATGACTTATAAATGTAGTTTAGCCACCAAAGAAAGGGTTGTTAATTTTTTCATGTTTTATAGTAGTTGAAGGACCATGTCCCGGATAAACTACTATATTATCATCTAAAGTAAATAATTTGTTTTTTATAGAGTTTCCTAATTCTTCATAAGACCCTCCAGGCAAATCTGTTCTGCCAACAGAATCAGCAAACAAGGTATCTCCTGAAAAAAGAACATTATCTATTAGATAACAAACAGCACCAGGAGAATGTCCTGGGGTATGAAGCACTTTAAAAGTTAATCCTCCAGCTTTTATTTCCTGCCCGTCTTCTATATATTCATCTATTTTAGGTACTTCGTATTCTGGCATGCCGTATAATGCCAGATGTTGTTTAAGAGCATTTACAAGAAATTCATCATTTTTATGCAGTAAAACCTTAGCTCCTTCTTTGGCCTGAATCTTTTCATCTCCTGCAACATGGTCTAAATGCCCATGGGTATTCAAAATATATTTAATTTTAACATTATGTTTATCTGCTAAAGCTTTTGTAGCTTCATAATCACCACCTGCATCAATTAAAACAGCCTCGTTTGAATTTTCATGAAACACAATATAGTTATTAACTTCAAATGCTCCTATTACTAAAGTCTTTATAATCATTATTAAAGCTCCTTATTATTCAACTTTTCTTGATGGCATTCCTAGTTTATTTATTTTAGTATAAATAATAATTAGTTTTTACAGAATAGATTTTACCCAATTTATAAATTATTCTCCAAAAACTCTTGTTTAGGTTATATCAATAAAATTCGAAAGTCAAAATCCAGAAATACTTATAGATACGAGATAAAAGAAAAATGAAACGAAAAATTTCAATATTAGGTTCTACAGGTTCTATAGGAAAACAGGCTCTTGAAGTTGTGGATAGTCTTCCAGAACAATTCGAGATATATGGACTTGCAGCAGGAGCTAATATTGAAATTTTAAAAGAGCAAATAAATAAATATAAGCCTGAAGCTGTATCTGTAAAAAATGAAGAACTTGCTGATCAGCTTGCAAACCAATATAAAGATATAAAAATCCTGTGGGGAGATGAAGGCTTAATAGAAATAGCTCAAAATGCAGAAAATAATACTGTTTTAGTAGCTGTAGCCGGATTGGCTGGCTTATATCCTACTCTTGCTGCAATAAATAATAACGTTGATGTTGCTCTTGCTAATAAAGAAACTCTCGTTGCAGCAGGAAGCATAGTAATGGAGAGAGCAAAAAAAAATAATGTCAAAATATTACCTGTAGATAGCGAGCATTCAGCCATTCATCAATGTATAGACGGTAGAATTTCTCCTGAAATAAGAAAATTAATCGTTACAGGATCAGGAGGTCCTTTTAGAGGAAAATCTTTTGAAGAAATGGATAAAGCAACTGTGGAAGAAACTCTTTCACATCCAAGGTGGTCAATGGGCGATAAAATTACTGTAGATTCTGCTACGTTAATGAACAAAGGTCTTGAAGTAATAGAGGCTCACTGGTTATTTGATATAGATTATAATAATATCGATGTTGTGATTCATCCGCAAAGTATTGTCCACAGTGCTGTAGAGTTTTTAGACGGCAGCGTAATTGCACAGCTTGGTATCCCAAGTATGCATATTCCTATTCAATATGCTCTGACATATCCTGAAAGATATAAAGGACTTGAAACAGGAAGCTTAAACCTCATAGAAGCAGCTAAATTAGAATTCGAAGCACCTGATTTAACTAAGTTTCCTTGTTTAAAATTAGCTTATGAAGCCGGAATAAAAGGTGGTACTTATCCTGCTGTTTTAAATGCAGCTAATGAAGAAGCTGTTTATGCTTTTTTAAATAAGAAAATTAAGCTTACAGACATAGTTAAGATTGTAGAGAAAACTTTAGAAGCCCATATAAATATCGAGAATCCAGACCTAAAAGACATAATTAATTCTGACACCTGGGCAAGAGAGTTTGTAAAAGAAACATTTTGACCGGTTATAACTGAATTTTAGGTAATCGAGAAAGTCATTGTGAACCTTTTATCCTGGGCATTTCCTAAAATCGATGTTTTGAAGCAATCTCAAAGCATGTATCGTTGAGATTGTTTCGCAATTAAGATAAATAATAATATCCCATATTTATTGGATAGTAATGACTCATCAATCATTACTTAACCATTACCCAATTTTAGGTAAAGCTTTTATAATTTATATTTCTTCAGTAATTTTAGGTCTTTCAACTGGAACTATAAAGCTAAAAGTAGAACCTTGACTGTATTCACTTTCAACCCATATAACTCCGCCTAAATGATTTAAAATTTTCTTTGTTATTGCAAGACCTAAGCCTGTTCCACCGTATTTTTTAGATGCAGAACGGTCAAACTGTCTATATTCATCAAAAATATTGTTTACATCCTCTTCTGCAATACCTATGCCAGTATCAGTTATTGAGAACATAAGATATGACTTGTCTGTAAAATCAGGCGGAACGTTTATTCCCTGATACCTGATAAATTCTAAGTCGGGATGTATTACTTTAAGACTTAATGAGCCGATTTCTGTAAACTTAACAGCATTATTCAGGACATTTAAAAGTACCTGTCTAAGCATATTTTCATCCGAATAAATACTTCTTTTTATTACATCAGATAAATCTACAGTGAATTCCAGCTTTTTATCAGCTGCAAAATGGCTTATTACTTCAGTTACAGAATTAATTACCTGCACAACATCAAAGTTTTTGAAGTTAAACTCCATTTTACCTGCTTCAATTTTTGATAGATCAAGAACATTATTTAAAAGAGCAAGTAAATTAGTAGCATTTTTACTGATTATTGATACATACTTTTCTTGTTTTTCTGTTAATCTTCCGCTAATGCCATCCAACAAGGCCTGAGAAAAGCCTATCATTGAATGTACAGGAGTTCTGAGTTCATGAGATAAACTTGCAACAAAACTGCTCTTATTCTGGCTTGCTTTTGCTGTTTTATCTAATTCTGCTTTTAATCCTTCAAGCAGTTTCTGAGTTTTTGTAACATCTCTAACTGTAATTAGCATTTCTTCTTTATTATTAGCATCAGCGCAGGTTATTTCGACAAAAATTTCCTGATCCAGTTTTGTCCTTACACTCAATACTAAACTTCTATTTTCACCAAGACTTTGATAAACTTTTTCAACTTCATCAGCAAAAATAAACCCAATATTTTTACCAATAACTTCTTTTTTTGAAAATCCAAAAAGTTCCTGAGCTTTTTTATTCCAATAAACAACACTTTTCTGATAATTAATAACTATAAGTCCATCAGGATAATTATCAGAAATTTCATAAGATAAATTTTGCTTGAATAGGCTTTTAAATTTTATTTCCATGCTGTTCCATACCAATAAATATTAAGTTTATTTAATCATATCATGTTTTTTTATATGATTGAATACAATTACTCATAAAAATAAATATAAAAAACCTTGTAATGATCTTCTTTCAACATTTATCAAGAAAAATTATATTTTTATTCCTTATTTTGCTTAGAAGCTGTCTTGTTAAAGTTGAATCGCCTTGTGAATTGTCTTTAAACAACTTTAACCGCAGTCCAAAAGTTGAGCCTGTAATTATAATTATAAGTTTCATCTTTGCATTTTCAGCCAGACAGGCTCTTAATTACCAGATCATAAATATAGCTTTTTGAATAAGGGGTAAAAATTGAGATAATCTTGCTTATGTCTTTACTTGAATAACCTTCTTTTATCAGGATTTTGATTTTATCAAACAGCTCTGCCTCTTCAATAAAACCTTTTTCTTTTTCTTCTCCCTCGATAATCATAGTTATTTCCCCTTTAGGAGGCTTATTTGTGTAGTATTTTATATGATTTTCTAAAGTATCTCGTTTAATTTCTTCATGGATCTTGGTTAATTCTCTCGCAACAGTTACAGTTTTATTACCAAATATATCTAATAACTCTTCAAGTGTTTTTACAAGTCTTGAAGGTGCTTCATATACAACAATATTGATTTCCTGATATTTGGTTAATAAAGACTCTTTTTCTTTTTTACTTCTTGGTAAAAAGCCAAGAAAAGCAAAATATGGTTTCTCAAGATAACTTGCAGAAATGGCTGTCATAAGGGCAGAAGGTCCTGGTAAAGGCTCTACTTTTATTTGATTAGTATATGCAAGTTTTACCAGCTCAAAACCAGGATCGCTCAATAAAGGGGTTCCAGCGTCTGATACAAGAGCAATGTTTTTCCCTTCTTTGATCAAGTTAATTATATATTCACCCTTTTGTTTTTCGCTGAATTTATGATAACTGATCAATTTTGTCGCTATATTATAATGATTTAAAAGCTTTATTGTTACCCGTGTATCTTCACATGCAATAAAATCAACTTCTTTTAAAATACGAAGTGCCCGAAGAGTAATATCTTCGAGGTTTCCTATTGGAGTTGGACAAATATATAATACACCTTTATTTTGCATATTTTTATTTTAAATCAAAAGTATAAGAAGTTTTAAAAAATACTAAAGACTTATAAGTTAAGCTTTTCAAAATCTGGTAGTTCATTATTTCTAATACTTTTTGAAATAAAATTTGGAACATTTTCTCTGTAAGAGAATACTAATTTAGCTTTAAGAGATTTTTTGTACTCGAAATTATAATTATAAGCTGTTTTATTAGTCCAACTGAGTTTGTAAGGATCATTTCCCCTCATAAAATCAAAATATTCATAGTTTTTCTCAAATGCGTATTTAATTAGCTCATTAAAGAATAATTTTGAAGGTGCATAAAATTCATAATCAT harbors:
- a CDS encoding 1-deoxy-D-xylulose-5-phosphate reductoisomerase, coding for MKRKISILGSTGSIGKQALEVVDSLPEQFEIYGLAAGANIEILKEQINKYKPEAVSVKNEELADQLANQYKDIKILWGDEGLIEIAQNAENNTVLVAVAGLAGLYPTLAAINNNVDVALANKETLVAAGSIVMERAKKNNVKILPVDSEHSAIHQCIDGRISPEIRKLIVTGSGGPFRGKSFEEMDKATVEETLSHPRWSMGDKITVDSATLMNKGLEVIEAHWLFDIDYNNIDVVIHPQSIVHSAVEFLDGSVIAQLGIPSMHIPIQYALTYPERYKGLETGSLNLIEAAKLEFEAPDLTKFPCLKLAYEAGIKGGTYPAVLNAANEEAVYAFLNKKIKLTDIVKIVEKTLEAHINIENPDLKDIINSDTWAREFVKETF
- a CDS encoding 16S rRNA (cytidine(1402)-2'-O)-methyltransferase, producing MQNKGVLYICPTPIGNLEDITLRALRILKEVDFIACEDTRVTIKLLNHYNIATKLISYHKFSEKQKGEYIINLIKEGKNIALVSDAGTPLLSDPGFELVKLAYTNQIKVEPLPGPSALMTAISASYLEKPYFAFLGFLPRSKKEKESLLTKYQEINIVVYEAPSRLVKTLEELLDIFGNKTVTVARELTKIHEEIKRDTLENHIKYYTNKPPKGEITMIIEGEEKEKGFIEEAELFDKIKILIKEGYSSKDISKIISIFTPYSKSYIYDLVIKSLSG